The segment TCAATGGAAAATTTAAAGACACGGTTCGGTTCGGTTCAGCTCAGTTCGGCTAGTCTCTCCAGAATAATTTCTGTTTGTTCTTTAGGTTTGATCAGAAGAAAGATGGTATCATCTCCGGCTACAGTGCCGATCACTTCTTTCCAGCCGATATTGTCAAGCAGCAACGCCATCGCCTGGGCATTCCCCGGTATGGTTTTGATCACAATGATGTTCTCGCTGCTATCGAACGAGATCACAACTTCCTTGAACATTCGTTTCAATCTTTCCTGATACCCGGGCGGATGCGCTTCAGCCTGAATGGCATAACGGTATTCATCGTCTGAGCCGGATATCTTGATCAGACCCATCTCC is part of the Dehalobacter sp. genome and harbors:
- the argR gene encoding arginine repressor, which codes for MKSRRQKKIQELITNEPVKTQEELAQRLFEEGFNVTQATVSRDIKEMGLIKISGSDDEYRYAIQAEAHPPGYQERLKRMFKEVVISFDSSENIIVIKTIPGNAQAMALLLDNIGWKEVIGTVAGDDTIFLLIKPKEQTEIILERLAELS